gtttcattacaggcaactgttagaattgatacaatagttgctaatattccacagatgctgatgaggaatgtatcaactaaatgttgcaaaattgtgacagtttattgtctgcacctgaattactgagctgccagactgaaacaccagagacacgaaaattttaacttcgaaaaaacagtaaaaaaaaataaataatggaaagtgatttaaataagtctttatttctggggaaaatcTAAAAActactgaattgaaaaaagtgtttggaaggtgaacagcccctttaagggggttatttatcaaaggtcaaattttagagctttgtcagctttttttattccttgaatgaactcgcaactcaactgatttttaatttaaaaaaaaaaacttgatcagtgaattcggggttaacaacctgaaaactcaaagcGATCAAGTTTTCCGCAACGAGTGAACCCCTCCAAAAcaacattatgaaggctattaacatgttcaaatggttcaagggacctataccattgatttctacatgacatCGACCGGTTTTAGAGTATTCTCGAATTCTAGATATTTCCAGGAtcggggtatagtaaatctcaaaattctatttttttttacccaaaaaatctGTATTTGACCTAAAAATTACCTCACATTTACCCTTTGACTTAAAAATTACCTACAATTTttcaactcgaaccttaataaatctgtctctAAATGTTACTGCACAATTATGCCATTAAAATGGCTTTGTTACACAGCCttacagaatatgttggcgctatataaaaacacaataattCATTAAAAGAACAGCGCTAAATATGTTGGTTAAGCACCATGCTGACAAATGTGAATCCTTCATAAAGATAAACTTTAGctgtaaaagtaaaatgtaaggAAGCTGTAAATTAGCTGTAAACGTACTATGACGATTTGAGATGTTTTCAActaattttatttattggttgctaggatacTACTGAACCAATGGAAACTAGGTTTATGCTAGCGGATAATCTGTACTGTAAAGCATCGGTGCCACCTACAGACAAAGTCTGTCTGTGGCTGGGGGTAAGTACATTTTATAGTATTTCTATCTATGTTGTCTGTACAAAAATTCTATGTCcactgttttattgtaaaaaaaaaaaaaaattaggttaaGTCCAGCATCTAAAATGCTTTGACTTTTGTCTGTCTGACTTGGAATTTTTTAGTTTGGTACAAACTGAGAATATTAAATGCATTAGTGGTAGAGAGCTGGCATGGTATAAATGGGAGCCTACATCGCTGACGCGGGCAACATATCTCCCCGAAAATGCCTTGTAATTGCCACCATTAAATCACTTTACCAGTGGCTATTCAGCTTTATTGGGGGAAAATGCCTGCTCTTGCATTTTTCTCTGATAAAGCAGTATTGCCATGAGTAAGTCATTTTACTTGTGGCGATTGCAAGGTAAGTGAATTGCAGGGCATTTTCAGGGAGATTTTTCTCCCGTGCCTGTTGTTTTTTTGTGGGTGACAAATGTTATTTCCCTTAATTCAGCACAAGATATATATTGTCATTATTTGTGTCAAAACAATGTTTTGTGAAGGTGAAATGCCCCTTTTGTTAATTTCTGCACTTTCTCCattatagtagaacccccattttaacattttcaggggaccagaaaaaatggtgttaaatccaggaaaatgtaaaatttgggaaATGTATGCATAATCTCTAAGTGGaaccacaaaaaatggtgtaaaatgaggggaaacctAAAATCGGGATGTAATATTAatgtttcactatatatatttttttccccttccaaaaAAGGCCAATGTTATGCTTGAGTACGATATTGATGACGCTCAGGCTTTGCTAGAAAAGAATCTCTCAACTGCTACAAGAAACCTTGACTCTACAGAAGAAGACCTGGACTTCCTTAGGGACCAGTTTACTACGACCGAAGTCAGTATCCTTTTCAAAGAAGCTAAAGGGATCAAAATGCTGCTCTTCCAACAGTTATGTCCGGTATAAACCGTGTTTTGCATTCACGTAAATGGAAAGTGGTTGTGAGTGGTAGGCATTCTAATAATCACGGTTCTTTGTGTGTTAATTTGATGCAAAATATATACATGCTGTGGTACTAATATTCCATACTCTTTATAGCTCCCAATTCTGAACTTCGTTTGCAACTAATACTTTTCCATTTATAAAGTTGTCTGACATTTTAATTCCACAGCAGTTTAATTACATTGCAAGGTGCATGGCAGGACTTTACATACAAATTACTAGAACCAATCGTTTCATTATGTCCCGTTCTGCGGAGGTGTAAATTATACCTTGTGAGTAGACCTTTTTAAACTCAACACATGCTTGAACTCTTTAAAGGGCTACTTAACTAATGATTTATATTTGTTGGCTGTATCTAAATTGTGGCACTGTAACAATAATGACAGTTTAGTTGAtttaagggatgcactgaatcaagtattcggttcgggattttgccaggattcagcctttttcagcaggattcggccgaatccttctgcccagccaaaccaaatcctaatttacatatgtaaattaggggcaggagggaaattatgtaactttttgttacaaaacagtGAATTACAAAATGTTTACCACTTTGGTTCAtagtcggccgaatcttttgcaaacaattcaggggttcggccgattcggtgcatccctagttactttTGAGTGTTATTGATTGGATAGCTAAAGTCTGCCCTGCATGAACTGATTGATTCAAACATTCCTGGACCATTGTTGACACCTCTCTCTGATTGCTCATTGTTGATGAGCCAGAACAGAAACACTGTCTCATCGGTGCATGGTTATGGTTATTGGACAACATGGAACAACTGCATGGGCACTCTCTTATAGCAATCTGACAAATATCTTGTCTTTGTGGCAAACTTAAATGTCATaagcttcggcatactgaaataagaaactttctaaatacagtacaatcaattaaatattctgtagtgtttctgaaataatcaagttttatcttcactatccctctctcagcatctgtttttcttcatcctgtcttcatgcagcagttaggtgtcggatattcattgaccgttaaggtggccatacacagggagatcgccaaacgagcggatctctcctcgatGTGCCCACATTGTAGTGGTCaataggctgatccgatcgtgggcccaaagatcgtatcagaatggaggccatatgggcagtcggatcgtatcaacgaacagatgctgcCATGATCCAATGGAATTTTTTTATCCCGCAATCTacatctggcagactttcggttagatatagatcggggaagcccgtctaagggccctacacacgggccaataagctgccgactaatacaatttatcttataggtgggcttcctttcctagcagatgaattcaagctcactcaaacaactgattccagtacaaacacaaatctaacacaataactgccttttacacaaattctgcatgtagagagacaggatttctggtgattttaatagagtgagctctaatacatcttctaggcaaaatgagccccactaaaagatatatttgataattcatctgacactcaactgctgcatgaagacagaatgtagagaatagtgaagataaacttgattatttacaGAAatcatgcagaatatttaattcattgtatttagaaagtttcttatttcagtatgctggagcttatataaaattttcatttttgcgatattTCCCATTTAACATGTGACCCACGTTGAAAATGTATAGACACCTCTGTTATCACTATGCTTCAATCATATAGGACTGGCATGTGTTCTGCAATTATCattcacctgttttttttttagtgtggggGAAAACCCATGCAGACACGGAGACACATATAAaaccttgcagatagtgcccaagtAGAAATAAAGAACTGAACCCTAGAGCTGCTTGGTTTAACGGTTTAACTTCACTTAACTTTGAATAAAACTCTCCAATTCACATAGTGCATGtctgatttaggggcagatttatcaaaggccgaggtgaatttttgaattcataaaattcgaatttcaagctattttgtgTGTACTTAGACTTAGATTCtttcgaatacggacctattcggccaaaaagaaactgacttaatttcagttggtctttttgaattcgaattctgaagtttttcaaaattcgacccttgataaatatgcccccctaGTATTTGTGTATCAAACAGCTATTCCCCCTAGTGAGAAcagtaaaaagtatatttttacatGGATCCAATTTAACATGCCGTGGGgtattttatttccctttttaaaacTTTACTCCTGCCTTTGGTTTTATTTATAGACACATTCTATGTGGGATTTTTGTACAGAAACTGCATTCTGCAGCATGTATTTTTCTGCTTGCTAATCATCCAAGTTGAGCTTTTACTTGGGAGTGCTGACTTCTGCATTTTCGGTTGATACTTTCTTTAGCATTGCTCTATGACATTGGGAAGCACATTTCCTCATTTCACAGAATGCAAAgtggttaatgttttttttttttttttttttttcaaaatgcatcagttactgctccagaagaattctgcactgaaatccatttctcaaaagagcaaacaaatgttttttttttttttaatttttaaatctgatatggggctagccctattgtcggtttcccagctgccctcagtcatgtcacttgtgctctgataaacttcagtcactctttactgctgtactgtaatctgtactttcctccccccccccccagcagcgtatgagaacaatgggaaggtaaccagataacagctcccacaacactcaatagtaaaaatccaggtcccactgagacacattcagttacattgagtaggagaaactacagtctgccagaaagcagctgcttgtcttacattgtatcaacagtctgagccaccaggaccCTGCttacaatagcaatacatatacaaataacttaaaaacaatagaaaaattgtaattaatgtatattgccaTGTTGcttataatgttttcttttattaggcaaatgtttattttggggttgacttgtcctttaagtctactagaaaataattaaacattaaattaacataATAGGCTAGTTTTGATCTGAAggaggatttattatatcttcttTTGGATTTACtacaaggtacaattttattagtacagagtaaagagaaataatatttagaaatttggagtcaatggaagatggccatcctgttatttggagctttctggataacgggtttccagataactgatcccatacccgtatataaCTCCAGATGTGTCTGCCACACTTTTCACAGCCCTTTCCAAATCCACCAATGAAAGCAGTGCATTTTCTTTAACACTTTACAGATATGGCTAGAGTTTATAATTGGGATGTAAAAAGAAGAAACAAGGACGACCCTTCAAAAAGCAAAGCTTAATGTCTCCCAGTTTTAAATGTGACCAGTTTCTCAACAGATTTTTAAAAGGCCCCTAACATTTAGGACGGAGGTGACATTCGTTTCGAGGGAGCAAAGCTGATCGGAGAGCAGGCACCGTTTTATTTATTCGTTCACCCTGATTTTCCATGCATGCCTTGGATGAAACCTCTCTATCATGTCTGTTCTTCTCTTGCCAAAATATCATTGAATCTGaatgaaaacatctttttttttacctaaaggTTTTTGGTTTTCTGTGTTCACAGCCATCGTGCTCCTGACATTTAAGCCTTTGATTTCACTGGGGagttttcagatattttctgGTATTCTACTGTTCATTGCAGAGTAGTAATAAAAATGCTGCATCTTCACCTTTAGTTACAATCCTTTGCTACTTACCAAAGTACAGGCCATGGGGTAACTTGCTttatcagatttcctgttttgTTAGCActgcattcattttaaattttttaaagcactttcaaGCTGCACTCATTTTGTACAATGTATAAGTTGACCGTAATGTAACCGTATTGGACTGTAAAGGTTTTACCATTCAACTGGGATCCAGGTGACGTCAAGGGTATCTTCTACTGATCACACCTTTAAAACACTTAGCTCAATGAcagtttaatgttttttcttgtttCCGCTCACCCCTGGGCTTTTCAGTGGGATAATTCTCCTTCAAAGGCAGAAATCTTCCTGTGTTCTATCATATATGTGTGCTTTGCCAAGTATCCTCTATAAACATGGCTTCAGGTTTGTAGTCCAGCACTAGGACACATTCATTTAGGAAACTGTAACTGGCAATATTAGCAGTTCTGACATTTTTGCTCATGGGATCTTGTAGCTTATTCCACAAGCAAGAGCTGAACTGCTTTAGTGTGTGTATAGTTTCATTCTCTCgcgtaggcttttttttttttttgttgccttctAATAATTAACTCAAGTAAGGTTGCAGTAGATAAGTTCACAAGGATAGATCAGATAGTTTAGAAACACATCATAAATGTACAGTCTGCAAATAAGGGCCTTGAAATCCGTTTGTGACATGTATCCTTCACACTGTCATGACAAATAACTGAATTGTTCTCTCCTTCCACATTAGATCTGAAAATCTTGATAACTtaccaccatatgtaataaaaggtttgcccaatagcagtaacccatagcaaccgataagatgtttgcttttaaacagataaacagtAAATTCGACCTGCCGATTGGTTTCTGTGGGTTTTCTGTTCCTGTGTAAACTTTGTGCATTTAATTACATAATCCCCTTAGTGTTTATATTTTGCAAGGTGGTGCTAACTGAAATTTCTTCATCACTTCTATggttttcagttaactttttcaTACCTTCCCTTCACTAAGATATGATATTTGACTCTCTAATCTGCCCTACCTATTGCGTTTGAGACCtgatataaaaacaaacacacactcactcacatacttACTCTCAAAGGTGTGTAAAATggtttacaccaaaaaaaaacaaaaaacctggcCATCATTATTTTTGAATCAGCTGTCAATCTAATGAAAGTTAAAGGCCGtgtactataaatatatacatgtttgtGTGCTTTGACTTGCTCCAGAAATACATCCCTTCACTACCTCGGACCCCTTGCAAACCATTAAATTCAACAGGACTGTTTCAGGCACGCTTTCTTTTCCTGGATGTGCCAGTTGGGATCATGAGTTGCCGCACTTCTCGTTTGCTTAGATTGATTAGGGGCCATCTGTTTCATGTTACCTATATTGTACATTTTACTTCTCATGATTAAAATGTAGAAACTAAAAGATTTTGCAGCAgtgacttcacttttttttttttttaccagtaagaTACGGTTGCTTTGCATCTCTTTCCCTTTAATAAGGCAAGATGCTTTGAAATGTTCCCAAAGCTTTAGGACAATTCTATATCAcacaaatcaataaaaacatcTTTTCTCGCACTGCCTAGCTACTGTTTCAGCGTCCTCAAAGGAAACATGGAATTTGGATGACCGATCTGGTACTATGGTAGTATTGGCTGATGGTTAGGCAAGAAGTTGCAcacacacctggcctctccaatTAGTTATgtacggtgcctggggtataggaggacggcccctccacgattaaatgaacaaaaataactccagcacacgtaacatgctcaagggattactcccgtgtttaatgtcaatccaacagtAACAATGTTTCTGGGGCGTACCTGATGAAGGGGGTACTCCCCCGAAATGCTGGAGTTATTTTTGTTCAGTATTGGCTGATGGACCACAAAATAAAGTTCGTTGGTACAGAAAGAGGTTCATAAAGGCTAAAACTAGCTTTAAAGGGGGCCtgtccccccaaaaaattattccaaatcctatttcatcatgttagtcaagcaaaatgaactttaattacactgtataaattatttgaatcttgtttccatcagtctgggaattcataattatagcaagcaggcaggagcaattttgtggacagtgttattacggcaagccttgtatcatctcagaatcttgtttgtgcaccagaatgggggacttgatattcattcccatgccctggctacacaattatacaataaagagaactggggaatatggggagagcagtgacatctaggaagtgctgaatggaaagtgaaagtaattgcttgccccaatTCTGTGCccaagggctcttacagatgagcatttgaagctgcgccccctgcgttccgtttatatgtgttcagccacaggggagcgcaggagtagatgcattcaGTTTCTTTCAGTGGGGCTGTAGTTCACACAGGCGCATATAGGctccgaacgcaggttgagacgcaacatgcatttttcctgcgtcggcgcctacatgcgcctgtgtgagtacagccccattgaaaaaacaatGCGTCTTCTGCGCccccctgtggctgaacacataaaaacggaacgcaggggagtgcagcctCAAAAGCTCGTCTGTAAAAGCCCTAAGGCAGGgtcagccaatatttgattgacagctgagatttttaaattagtttataacAGCTActcactttaaaataataatttggatttcatgtttaatttgaaaaggacttttattatatagatgtttatgtctgggtgacaggcccaCTTTAAAGGTGAAATTCTTCTGCCCAGGGGTGCTGCTACCATAAGGCAAGTTGTGAATCTTGTCCCAGGTGACTGGGCCCGCAAgttttccaggggcggcaaaaaaataaacaaaacactcCTGGGAATCTTAAGAGCTGTAGTTCTGGTCTTCAGATGGAATTATTGGTTCTACACATTAGTGATGCAGCCTCCCCTGAATCTGTAAATTAGTCTTGGGATTTCATTTGGTAATCTGTTGAGTCTTTTGTAGAAAATTAGATATTTGGACAAATCCAAATATAGATTTTGCGCtttgctacattttatttcatataattttttttttgtcttgcaaCTTACTGTCTCTAGGTATTGAACCATTGGGACCAGTACTTGACTGAAGGGGAAGTTTCACAAATCATATTGCTATCTTTTAACTGATAAGTTTGAAATTAAGGCCACATTGTGTGCAACTGCACTGGTTGGAGTTGCAGTGTTCCACCTGAGATGGCTCCTGTAAGTCCATTGCCCCTCGCCTTCAGCACTTACTTGTTTCTgcggtggtggtgggggggatcTATTGGCTTTTAAAGGTCtcaggagcagcttttttgccATCCCTCTTAACCTACTTGGTGCTGTTGCCTGAGGTGAGTTTTTCAACTCGCCTAATTGGTTTAGCGCCCCTGGGTGCCACTTCACAGGTCTACCGTCCTACCTTGTTTCCATAGCCACGACTAGGGGGCAAGTttactaacgctggtgaaaattcaccggtgacGTCATTTCGAAACTTCGCCCAtatactaacggtcgctggtgtaaccGCTTGCAAAGATAGACTatttcggtacttcgctccctaacgccaggcgaaattGCGATCCAGCGAAttaacgtaactacgcaaattcactaagatgcggattttactgaacgtttcctcttggCTGGACTTGCCATCGCCACCTCGGAccaggcaatagagtagataggagttccttaaaaaaatagttgaaaagttttccaagtcccaaaaaacactagcatcttttctttttttcagggtgagaGGCTGCAAAACAGTgtacaattttttgggggtaaccggcttcccccctacatttcctaatatatacgtccattgaacttcccgcaacgctagcgcaacttcgcttggcgtctgaacgctagcgcagcttcaccagcgttcggtgcttcggattttagtgaattagctttgtcctggcgaatctacgcctggcgaaatgagtgaagccgttgctggtgaattttcggaggttagtgaatttgcctataGGATTTTAAAGAATAAAAGGCAAATACTGGCTTCAATTACAATTAGAAATAACTTATTAGACAACACATTATTTTCTTGTGGGAGGGGGTTACAActccattaaattattttaaaggtctgATTTATAAAgtggcccaaatttttttttttatatagtatttatcTGCTTCCTCTATTTTGACGCACCTGATGATATAGcttcaaaatgcaatgtaagaaTTAGCTATCATCTTCCAAATATGGGCGATTCATTCAACATCACCTGTGTCTCTTGTACATTAAAAAACACCATGAAGTTGATTTGTTTGTTCACTTTTAATGCTTACAGACCAATGTATAACATAAATGTTACTGTGAAAGTTGTGTATTACTAGAACATACATAGaagttaaaaagataaattagGCATTCCCGAATGCCAGCCTCGCAAAGAGATGCAATCTGCCGTGTACAGTACATTCCCTTACTTTTCGTTACCCCTTAACGCTCCATAGCAACCTGAAACCTGCCGGACAGACTCCATTTGTAGAAGCAGTACAAATTTAAGTTTCATTGTGATCTCAGCAATGAGCAGAAGTCCATCACATTTTATTCTACCTGATGTAATAAGTGATCGATGGGGGGAACTGTCGACAGCTGCCAAAAGCACGGAGCTGAGGTGCAATATTACTGGAATAGTGGAACGATGTATTCATGGATGGCTGAACCAATTCCTGCTTGGTACGGTCTGCGACTCTAGGTTATATTGCCaattttcatactgtatataaacagcaCAGAAGttggcaccttttttttttttttgtttgataaagGGCCGGGAAACGTTGTAATTGTTGTAGATCATAAACTCATGTGTTCAATAAAGGAACCTTTAACGGTGCATTTGTAAGGGCAAAAGGTAGTTTTACTGCAAGTTTCCAAACAAGGCTGGCGATTTTAACAGCAAAAATGATCCAACACGGCTGCTGTCGGCTTGTTTTTCCTTTATATAAAAAGGGAATTAGGGCCTCCCCCCACCCCTTACCTATCTTAACTGCTATATAACATTGCAGGAATTAACATTAATAAACAACAACTGCTACCAAGGCAACATGGTATACTATGCAGAGAAAGGATGTTGGATATAAAATAAAGGCTGAGAAGTCCAATGCCCGTTGCCTATCTTGTACCATCGCTTGGCTCAATCCAATAATctattgctgattttttttttttttttaactgattttccCCTAGAACAGTGCAAAATATGAAACTGAGCCTCGTCTGTTTCCCTTCAACcagtagtatgtaaaaaaaacccaaaacaaatgaaaaagccTTAAATCTATGAATCTAAATCCATGGTACAAAGGACCAGGTTTTTGGTGAAACGTCCTCTAGATTGAGTTCCGTTTGTCTATGCCTGCAGTGCAGCCTCCAATAGTGTGCATACCATGTAAGAGCTTCTTATTCGTGTGTTTCATGGTAGTTATTAGAA
The sequence above is a segment of the Xenopus laevis strain J_2021 chromosome 8L, Xenopus_laevis_v10.1, whole genome shotgun sequence genome. Coding sequences within it:
- the vbp1.L gene encoding von Hippel-Lindau binding protein 1 L homeolog (The RefSeq protein has 1 substitution compared to this genomic sequence) — encoded protein: MAVTSEGAGGAGLKRTHLGIPEAGFVEDVEAFMKKAGNETADAVLKKLDEQYQKYKFMELNLTQKKRRLKNQIPEIKQTLEILKHMQKKKDTTEPMETRFMLADNLYCKASVPPTDKVCLWLGANVMLEYDIDDAQALLEKNLSTATRNLDSTEEDLDFLRDQFTTTEVNMARVYNWDVKRRNKDDPSKSKA